The proteins below come from a single Streptomyces sp. NBC_00078 genomic window:
- a CDS encoding LLM class F420-dependent oxidoreductase, whose product MNPKLRIYAAAQQGTDYAGLLRVAHTAEDCGYDAFFTSDHYLRLGDVPGLPGPIDAWITMAGLARDTRTIRLGTLMSSATFRLPGPLAIAVAQIDRMSGGRVEFGLGTGWYAEEHTAYGIPFPSLGERFDRFEEQLAVITGLWDTPEGKTFSYEGTHYRLIDSPALPKPVQQPRPPLLIGGDGPVRTPRLVAAYADEFNVPFLSLETTAPLFDRVRQACRSAGRDPDTLHLSAAQVLCCGRTPEELSRRTEALGPEGGPFAKSRVSGSPAEVVDKIGRFTEAGATCLYLQPFDLGDLDHLELVAAEVVPQLV is encoded by the coding sequence ATGAATCCGAAATTGAGAATCTACGCGGCGGCGCAACAGGGCACCGACTACGCCGGTCTGCTGCGGGTCGCCCACACGGCCGAGGACTGCGGCTATGACGCCTTCTTCACCTCCGACCACTATCTGAGACTGGGCGATGTCCCGGGTCTGCCGGGCCCGATCGACGCCTGGATCACCATGGCGGGCCTGGCCAGGGACACCCGGACGATCCGCCTGGGCACTTTGATGAGTTCGGCGACCTTCCGACTCCCGGGTCCCCTGGCGATCGCGGTGGCCCAGATCGACCGGATGAGCGGCGGCCGGGTCGAGTTCGGCCTGGGCACGGGCTGGTATGCCGAGGAGCACACCGCGTACGGGATTCCGTTCCCCTCGCTCGGCGAGCGCTTCGACCGGTTCGAGGAACAACTGGCCGTCATCACGGGCCTGTGGGACACCCCCGAGGGGAAGACCTTCTCCTACGAGGGAACGCACTACCGGCTCATCGACTCGCCCGCGCTCCCCAAACCGGTCCAGCAGCCCAGGCCGCCCCTCCTGATCGGCGGCGACGGCCCGGTCCGCACCCCCCGTCTGGTCGCCGCGTACGCCGACGAGTTCAACGTTCCCTTCCTGTCCCTGGAAACGACGGCCCCCCTCTTCGACCGGGTTCGCCAGGCCTGCCGCAGCGCCGGGCGGGATCCGGACACCCTTCACCTGTCCGCCGCCCAGGTGCTGTGCTGCGGCCGCACCCCCGAGGAACTCAGCCGCCGGACCGAGGCTCTGGGGCCCGAGGGCGGGCCCTTCGCCAAGAGCCGCGTCTCCGGCAGTCCGGCCGAGGTCGTCGACAAGATCGGCCGGTTCACCGAGGCGGGTGCCACCTGTCTCTACCTGCAGCCCTTCGACCTGGGCGACCTCGATCACCTTGAACTGGTTGCCGCGGAGGTTGTGCCTCAGCTTGTCTGA
- a CDS encoding nucleotide sugar dehydrogenase, producing MTELQLPARDYTSMDTRCRVAVIGLGYAGLPQAVAFAESGHLVTGLDERPEVTATLRAGRSPVDTVPDDRVRRLGAALTAVDGAEALGDCSAVVVCVPTPLDAAGEPDLTALRAACGTVAARLRPGQLVVIESTVHPGVTDGVVRPLLEASGLTAGLHFSLAHAPERVDPGNPVFDSATTSRVIGGLTPVCALRAAELYRGVVSSVHIAGRLREAEATKVLENTYRQVNLGLIHEFAVYCDVLGIDATAVIEAAATKPFGFQPFYPGAGVGGHCIPVDPMYLAHSARAAGTPLRLVELAQRINDERPARVADRCAALLRAAGKAVADAEVLILGVSYKPDVADVRNTPVVPLIRDLAARGVQIRVHDPAVPELIVDGVCHKSVPRLAAAITAADLVLVAQPHTVYDARLLDGARLLYEPRRPI from the coding sequence ATGACCGAACTCCAGCTGCCGGCAAGGGACTACACCTCCATGGACACCCGCTGCCGGGTCGCCGTGATCGGCCTCGGCTACGCCGGGCTGCCCCAGGCCGTCGCCTTCGCCGAATCGGGCCACCTGGTGACCGGCCTCGACGAACGACCCGAGGTGACCGCGACGCTGCGCGCCGGCCGCAGCCCGGTCGACACCGTCCCCGACGACCGGGTGCGCCGCCTCGGTGCCGCGCTGACGGCGGTGGACGGCGCCGAGGCGCTCGGCGACTGCTCCGCCGTTGTGGTGTGCGTGCCCACCCCGCTGGACGCGGCGGGCGAACCCGATCTGACCGCCCTGCGCGCCGCCTGCGGCACGGTCGCCGCCCGGCTGCGCCCGGGCCAGCTGGTCGTGATCGAGTCGACCGTGCATCCCGGGGTGACGGACGGCGTGGTCCGGCCCCTCCTGGAGGCCTCCGGCCTCACCGCCGGACTGCACTTCAGCCTGGCGCACGCACCGGAACGCGTGGACCCGGGCAACCCCGTGTTCGACTCGGCCACCACCTCCCGCGTGATCGGCGGTCTTACTCCCGTGTGCGCCCTGCGCGCCGCCGAGCTCTACCGGGGTGTCGTCTCCTCGGTGCACATCGCCGGCAGGCTGCGCGAGGCCGAGGCCACCAAGGTCCTGGAGAACACCTACCGCCAGGTCAACCTCGGCCTGATCCACGAGTTCGCCGTGTACTGCGACGTGTTGGGCATCGACGCGACCGCGGTGATCGAGGCGGCGGCGACCAAGCCCTTCGGGTTCCAGCCCTTCTACCCGGGCGCCGGTGTCGGCGGCCACTGCATCCCGGTGGACCCGATGTATCTCGCGCACTCGGCACGCGCGGCCGGGACCCCGCTGCGCCTGGTGGAACTGGCCCAGCGCATCAACGACGAGCGCCCGGCCCGGGTGGCCGACCGCTGCGCGGCACTGCTGCGCGCAGCCGGCAAGGCGGTGGCCGACGCCGAGGTGCTGATCCTCGGTGTCAGCTACAAACCCGATGTCGCGGACGTCCGCAACACCCCGGTGGTGCCCCTGATCCGGGACCTGGCCGCGCGTGGCGTCCAGATCCGCGTGCACGACCCCGCCGTACCCGAGCTGATCGTGGACGGCGTGTGCCACAAGTCCGTACCCCGCCTCGCCGCCGCGATCACGGCGGCCGACCTGGTGCTGGTCGCCCAGCCACACACGGTCTACGACGCTCGGCTCCTCGACGGAGCGCGACTCCTGTACGAACCCCGGAGGCCCATATGA
- a CDS encoding glycosyltransferase family 2 protein has protein sequence MVRISVIIPTRNRAADLRRCLDGLAECAHRLPVGVALAQVVVVDDASTDPEATAPARDTGLPLVLLRNPVRLGAGASRRRAVEVADGDVLAFLDDDAVPRGDWLAVAAGVDADRPGITGRVLGFDAGLVSRARQARYDARYRDLGQGTPVNFFACGNGAVLASAFHRVGGFSNEGVGGDNSLARSLDQAGTPVRFHPDLVIAHRNGKGWTAAVHNAWSAGTNHPQRMTVTDLLDTGRSSAVGDNLAVRELNRALGVLHALGRLLPRAGDGTTQPTAPPHDTEGRGKPAAGHHASDGRPKSATAPTSTRSGAR, from the coding sequence GTGGTACGGATCTCAGTGATCATCCCGACCCGGAACAGGGCCGCCGACCTGCGCCGATGTCTGGACGGCCTGGCCGAGTGCGCCCATCGGCTGCCAGTCGGCGTGGCCCTCGCCCAGGTCGTCGTGGTGGACGACGCCTCCACCGACCCCGAGGCCACGGCACCGGCCCGGGACACCGGCCTTCCCTTGGTGCTGCTGCGCAACCCGGTCCGCCTCGGCGCGGGAGCCAGCAGGCGCCGGGCGGTGGAGGTCGCGGACGGCGACGTCCTGGCGTTCCTGGACGACGACGCCGTACCGCGCGGTGACTGGCTGGCGGTGGCGGCAGGCGTCGACGCCGACCGGCCCGGCATCACCGGCCGGGTCCTGGGCTTCGACGCCGGCCTGGTCTCCCGGGCCCGGCAGGCGCGGTACGATGCCCGCTACCGGGACCTCGGCCAGGGCACCCCGGTGAACTTCTTCGCCTGCGGCAACGGCGCCGTACTCGCCTCGGCCTTCCACCGGGTGGGCGGATTCAGCAACGAGGGCGTCGGCGGCGACAACAGCCTGGCCCGCTCCCTCGACCAGGCCGGCACTCCGGTCCGCTTCCATCCCGACCTGGTGATCGCCCACCGCAACGGCAAGGGCTGGACCGCCGCCGTGCACAACGCCTGGTCCGCGGGGACCAACCACCCCCAGCGCATGACCGTCACCGACCTGCTCGACACCGGCCGAAGCAGCGCGGTCGGTGACAACCTCGCGGTACGCGAACTGAACCGGGCACTCGGCGTCCTGCACGCCCTGGGGCGCCTGCTGCCCCGCGCCGGCGACGGGACCACGCAACCGACGGCTCCGCCGCACGACACCGAAGGCCGCGGGAAACCGGCGGCCGGCCACCACGCATCCGACGGCCGCCCGAAGTCGGCGACCGCGCCCACCTCCACCCGGAGCGGCGCGCGATGA
- a CDS encoding polysaccharide deacetylase family protein yields the protein MRRQLADPALGSAPGWPLVLYFHHVNPLVRHYTALRPDDFRRGLATVLEQVGPALDPSTVAPGFRPPDAPSVLLTFDDGYRDTLTLAAPVLAEFDVRVLLFCTTGRLDRASTTSRPERAALPPRESYLDWTEAARLAAAGHVLSAHTRTHPKLTELDPPEAEREVRDALRDVAERTGRPGATFAYPYGLIPAMNPVPPTVLGFGTVKSFPEPWSDSPLDIRRTYLPVGETDRWSTLATEWREQWYGSQ from the coding sequence ATGAGGCGGCAACTGGCCGATCCGGCCCTCGGCAGTGCTCCGGGCTGGCCGCTCGTGCTCTACTTCCACCACGTCAACCCTCTTGTACGGCACTACACCGCGCTCCGCCCCGACGATTTCCGGCGCGGCCTGGCAACCGTCCTGGAGCAGGTGGGCCCCGCACTTGACCCCAGTACGGTGGCACCCGGGTTCCGGCCGCCCGACGCACCGAGCGTGCTCCTCACCTTCGACGACGGCTACCGGGACACACTCACCCTGGCCGCGCCCGTGCTCGCCGAGTTCGACGTCCGTGTCCTGCTGTTCTGTACGACCGGGCGCCTCGACCGGGCGAGTACCACATCGCGGCCCGAGCGCGCGGCCCTCCCCCCCAGGGAGTCCTACCTGGACTGGACGGAGGCCGCCCGGCTGGCCGCCGCCGGACATGTCCTGTCCGCGCACACCCGCACCCACCCCAAGCTCACCGAACTGGATCCGCCCGAGGCCGAACGGGAAGTGCGCGACGCCCTGCGCGACGTGGCCGAACGGACCGGCCGGCCGGGGGCCACCTTCGCCTACCCCTATGGCCTGATCCCCGCCATGAATCCGGTACCGCCCACCGTGCTGGGCTTCGGCACCGTCAAGTCCTTCCCCGAGCCGTGGTCGGACAGTCCGCTCGACATCAGGCGCACCTACCTACCGGTCGGCGAGACGGACCGCTGGTCCACGCTGGCCACGGAATGGAGAGAACAGTGGTACGGATCTCAGTGA
- a CDS encoding Ldh family oxidoreductase — protein sequence MADVVLTLGPDGAERVLLRGADLRVADGETVLIGGLDREARRGLTSLLTGRLRPTYGTVRAARVRSGALCGRGGDRGDLPRASEVLVLDGGDRPATTGGGTPLPQQPGGAVLVLGGLGWTTAPVPGAHRALVLQGGRFLAEPPRLAPPPAVRMTPEEVRRRTRRSLTEAGAGPATADLVAGVLVDADRRGHASHGVALLPTYLRRMADGGIVVDAEPRLTEVTTTLASVDAGGGFGQPAADLAARWCAETAARHGLAAAAVHTNNHVGMLAAYRRPFQEHGAVGLLLNISAPSVAAPGARRPTLGSNAVCLVTPTPDDEPFCVDLATGVVAAGKIRAAGHRGEPVPPGWLLDRAGAPTTDPAELDQGGSIPLFGDYKGLCITLIAEILAGGLGGGLVSPDVARQVTHTGEVMRCAQLFVGFSVRHFTDPALRTDAPAPPAGLADLVGQLRRAVEEGHDEPPQRPYFPDQLEEAKAEWAEREGMELPASIVAALGWDAS from the coding sequence ATGGCTGATGTCGTTCTGACCCTGGGACCGGACGGCGCCGAACGGGTCCTGCTGCGCGGCGCCGACCTGCGCGTCGCCGACGGTGAGACCGTGCTGATCGGCGGACTCGACCGCGAGGCTCGCCGAGGCCTCACCTCACTGCTCACCGGGCGGCTGCGCCCCACGTACGGGACAGTCCGCGCGGCCCGGGTCCGGTCGGGCGCCCTCTGCGGCCGAGGGGGCGACCGGGGCGACCTGCCCCGGGCGAGCGAGGTACTCGTGCTCGACGGCGGTGACCGCCCGGCCACGACGGGCGGCGGCACCCCCCTGCCGCAGCAGCCCGGCGGCGCGGTGCTGGTGCTCGGCGGGCTCGGCTGGACGACCGCGCCCGTCCCTGGAGCCCACCGGGCCCTCGTTCTCCAGGGCGGCCGCTTCCTGGCCGAGCCGCCACGTCTGGCACCGCCGCCGGCCGTGCGCATGACGCCGGAGGAGGTACGACGGCGCACCCGGCGGTCCCTCACCGAGGCGGGCGCCGGCCCGGCGACCGCCGATCTCGTCGCCGGTGTCCTCGTCGACGCCGACCGGCGCGGCCATGCCTCGCACGGCGTCGCCCTGCTGCCGACCTATCTGCGCCGCATGGCCGACGGAGGCATCGTCGTCGACGCCGAACCCCGGCTCACCGAGGTCACCACCACGCTCGCCTCGGTCGATGCGGGCGGCGGGTTCGGGCAGCCGGCCGCGGACCTGGCCGCCCGCTGGTGCGCCGAGACCGCCGCGCGGCACGGCTTGGCCGCGGCCGCCGTCCACACCAACAACCACGTCGGCATGCTCGCCGCCTATCGCCGGCCCTTCCAGGAGCACGGTGCGGTCGGCCTGCTGCTCAACATCTCGGCGCCCTCGGTGGCCGCACCCGGCGCCCGCCGCCCCACCCTGGGCAGCAACGCGGTCTGCCTGGTCACCCCGACGCCGGACGACGAGCCGTTCTGCGTCGACCTCGCCACGGGCGTCGTCGCCGCCGGCAAGATCAGAGCCGCCGGACACCGCGGCGAACCCGTCCCGCCGGGCTGGCTGCTGGACCGCGCCGGCGCCCCCACCACCGACCCGGCCGAACTCGACCAGGGCGGTTCCATCCCGTTGTTCGGCGACTACAAGGGGCTGTGCATCACCCTGATCGCCGAGATCCTGGCCGGCGGGCTGGGCGGCGGCCTGGTCAGCCCGGACGTGGCCCGGCAGGTCACCCACACCGGCGAGGTCATGCGCTGCGCCCAGCTGTTCGTCGGGTTCTCCGTCCGCCACTTCACCGACCCCGCCCTGCGCACCGACGCGCCCGCGCCGCCCGCCGGCCTCGCGGACCTCGTCGGCCAACTGCGCCGCGCCGTCGAGGAGGGTCACGACGAGCCCCCGCAACGCCCTTATTTTCCCGACCAGTTGGAGGAGGCGAAGGCCGAATGGGCGGAGCGGGAAGGCATGGAGCTGCCCGCGTCGATCGTCGCGGCCCTGGGCTGGGACGCCTCATGA